The following coding sequences lie in one Flagellimonas eckloniae genomic window:
- the treF gene encoding alpha,alpha-trehalase TreF, whose amino-acid sequence MKVWFFSLFLFLSVLGCKETIQPIEPVNFYESQLFTDVQLAGIFKDSKTFVDLVPKKDASTLEAKYLLEREKEGFELKAFVLNNFEDRSMKALEFETDTSRTMYEHITYMWDNLTRGPDDVIPHSSRIALPHKYVVPGGRFQEIYYWDSYFTLEGLLADDRYDLAKNMVDNFAFLIDSIGFIPNGTRNYYKTRSQPPFFSLMVDAISRNDEKILESYLPQLIKEYDFWMNDEENSNLEEINRHVLRIEQNTLLNRYWDSGSTPRPEAYKEDLHLATELETDSLKKQLYTNLRSAAASGWDFSSRWYGENDSFGSTETTSILPIDLNCLLYFMENKIAEGYFIQGDQSNGKLFNDKAVKRGEAIQKYFWNPQSGLFHDFNFMKKTITPELTLAGTFPLYFKLATNEQAEQVKDVIMTHFLKEGGLVTTLNHSDQQWDAPNGWAPLQWIAVKGLFNYGYEKEAVEVMNRWLALNEKVYKNTGKMMEKYNVEDLSLLSGGGEYETQDGFGWTNGVAVGFKKILQEMENDQ is encoded by the coding sequence ATGAAAGTCTGGTTTTTTAGTTTATTCTTGTTTTTATCCGTTCTGGGCTGTAAAGAGACCATCCAACCCATAGAACCAGTAAATTTTTATGAATCCCAACTTTTCACGGATGTCCAGCTTGCTGGTATTTTTAAAGATTCAAAAACTTTTGTGGATTTGGTCCCAAAGAAAGATGCATCCACACTAGAAGCAAAATATCTTTTGGAGAGGGAGAAAGAAGGTTTTGAACTAAAGGCATTTGTCCTAAATAATTTTGAAGATAGATCCATGAAGGCCTTGGAGTTTGAAACCGACACGTCTAGAACCATGTACGAGCATATAACCTATATGTGGGATAACCTGACAAGAGGTCCTGATGATGTTATACCACACTCTTCCAGAATAGCGCTACCTCATAAATATGTTGTGCCAGGAGGACGCTTTCAGGAAATCTATTATTGGGATAGCTATTTTACTTTAGAAGGGCTTCTGGCTGACGATAGATATGATTTAGCCAAAAATATGGTTGATAATTTTGCTTTTCTGATAGATTCGATAGGCTTTATACCCAATGGCACCCGAAATTATTATAAAACAAGGTCCCAGCCACCATTTTTTTCACTGATGGTAGATGCCATATCGAGAAATGATGAAAAAATACTTGAATCCTATCTACCACAATTAATCAAAGAGTATGATTTCTGGATGAATGATGAAGAGAATTCGAATTTGGAAGAAATCAATCGTCATGTTCTTAGAATTGAACAAAACACCCTGTTAAATCGGTATTGGGATAGCGGGTCCACACCAAGACCGGAAGCCTACAAAGAAGATTTACATTTGGCCACTGAATTGGAAACGGATTCCCTCAAGAAACAATTATACACCAATCTAAGGTCTGCTGCGGCATCGGGATGGGATTTTAGCTCAAGGTGGTATGGTGAAAATGATTCTTTTGGTAGTACGGAAACTACTTCAATATTGCCAATTGATCTAAACTGTCTCCTATACTTTATGGAAAACAAAATTGCAGAAGGCTATTTTATTCAAGGAGACCAGTCCAATGGAAAACTTTTTAATGACAAGGCAGTCAAAAGGGGAGAAGCCATTCAAAAATATTTCTGGAATCCACAGAGTGGCCTATTCCATGACTTTAATTTCATGAAAAAGACAATAACACCGGAACTAACATTGGCAGGCACCTTCCCTTTGTATTTTAAATTGGCCACAAATGAACAAGCTGAACAGGTTAAAGACGTAATAATGACCCATTTTTTAAAAGAAGGAGGGCTGGTTACCACCCTGAATCACTCAGATCAACAATGGGACGCTCCAAATGGCTGGGCTCCCTTACAGTGGATTGCTGTGAAAGGGCTTTTCAATTATGGCTATGAAAAAGAGGCCGTTGAAGTAATGAATCGATGGCTGGCTCTTAATGAAAAAGTGTACAAGAACACAGGGAAAATGATGGAAAAGTATAATGTGGAGGATTTATCTTTATTATCCGGAGGAGGAGAGTATGAAACTCAAGATGGATTTGGGTGGACAAATGGTGTGGCTGTAGGCTTCAAGAAAATTCTTCAAGAAATGGAGAACGATCAGTAA
- a CDS encoding amidohydrolase family protein: protein MKTYIITLITFLFINFGFSQEMGFEEYNPKSTLVVPENPVNKAKFTFIDVHSHQFRMATQDLSTLVKDMDEMNMGVMVNLSGGSGEGLRAMLKNVNDNYPNRFVVFANVDFDGVGNSNWGELAAAQLELDIKSGAKGLKVYKSLGLRNKDINGNRIAIDDPRLDPIWEKCGELGIPVLIHAADPKSFWDPMDSENERWLELKTRPRRKRSATNPAPWQQIIDEQHRMFKKHPKTKFINAHMGWYANNLDRLGELLDEIPNMSVGIGAIIAELGRQPRRANEFFVKYQDRILFGKDSWKPEEFPTYFRVLETADEYFPYYKKYHAFWAMYGLDLPDEVLRKVYYKNAINLIPGLDRSLFEY from the coding sequence ATGAAAACCTATATTATCACTTTAATTACATTTCTGTTTATCAACTTTGGTTTTTCCCAAGAGATGGGTTTTGAAGAATACAATCCAAAATCCACTTTAGTTGTCCCAGAAAACCCGGTAAACAAGGCTAAGTTTACCTTTATAGACGTCCACAGCCATCAGTTTAGAATGGCCACGCAAGATTTATCAACCTTAGTTAAGGATATGGATGAAATGAATATGGGGGTTATGGTTAATCTTAGTGGAGGCTCTGGTGAGGGATTGCGGGCAATGCTAAAAAATGTGAACGATAATTATCCCAATCGATTTGTAGTTTTTGCCAATGTGGATTTTGACGGTGTGGGAAATTCCAATTGGGGTGAATTGGCCGCTGCACAGTTGGAATTGGATATAAAAAGTGGAGCTAAAGGCTTGAAGGTATATAAAAGCTTGGGGCTTAGAAACAAGGACATAAACGGAAACAGGATTGCCATAGATGACCCCAGATTGGATCCCATATGGGAAAAATGCGGTGAACTGGGAATTCCGGTATTGATCCATGCTGCTGATCCAAAATCATTTTGGGACCCTATGGACAGCGAGAACGAGCGTTGGCTAGAATTAAAGACAAGACCAAGAAGAAAACGTTCCGCGACCAATCCTGCGCCATGGCAACAAATTATTGATGAACAACACCGAATGTTCAAAAAACATCCAAAAACAAAGTTCATTAACGCACATATGGGTTGGTATGCCAATAATTTAGATAGGCTAGGGGAGTTATTGGATGAGATTCCGAATATGTCAGTGGGTATTGGTGCAATAATTGCTGAATTGGGCCGACAACCACGACGCGCCAATGAGTTTTTTGTAAAGTATCAAGATAGAATCCTGTTTGGAAAAGATAGCTGGAAACCTGAAGAGTTTCCTACTTATTTCAGAGTATTGGAAACTGCTGATGAGTATTTTCCATACTACAAAAAGTATCATGCTTTTTGGGCTATGTACGGATTGGATTTACCGGACGAGGTGCTAAGAAAAGTATATTATAAAAATGCCATCAATCTTATCCCTGGATTGGATAGGTCACTTTTTGAATACTAA
- a CDS encoding XdhC family protein, which produces MTHELKTIIQQYQKRQEQGQSAVLATVVALDGSSYRRPGVRMLIFGNGDMVGAVSGGCVEKEVLRQASSVFSSNVSKIMVYDGRYRLGCEGVLYILLEAFRPDEILLTQFWETIDTRESFFIESFYKKEHSESRDYHSVFNLNDTSFYINNETPKKVTNEVTRFKQEMHPSFQLIIIGGEHDAVQLCKYASLTGWEVTVVVNPREEKTENDFPGIKTLLSVEPDAFKPKLDEQTAVLVMTHSFSKDLQFLIALKEEKGAYIGLLGPQKRREKLFDELLERYPDISEYYLEQIHGPAGIDIGAETPQEIAVSVLSEILAVVNKKEPALLKDKVGKIHV; this is translated from the coding sequence ATGACACATGAACTAAAAACAATTATTCAACAATATCAGAAGAGACAAGAACAAGGTCAATCGGCTGTATTGGCAACTGTTGTAGCCTTGGATGGATCGTCATACCGTAGGCCTGGAGTTCGTATGCTAATTTTTGGAAATGGAGACATGGTTGGAGCCGTTAGCGGTGGATGTGTTGAAAAAGAAGTGCTAAGACAAGCATCATCTGTATTCTCGAGCAATGTATCAAAAATAATGGTTTATGACGGCAGGTATCGTTTAGGGTGTGAAGGTGTTCTTTACATTCTATTGGAAGCTTTTAGGCCCGATGAAATTCTGTTGACACAATTCTGGGAAACCATTGATACCAGAGAGTCTTTTTTCATAGAATCATTTTATAAGAAGGAACATAGTGAAAGTAGGGATTATCATTCTGTTTTTAATTTGAATGATACTTCCTTTTATATAAATAATGAGACACCTAAAAAGGTTACCAATGAAGTAACACGTTTTAAGCAAGAAATGCATCCCAGTTTCCAATTGATAATTATTGGAGGTGAGCATGATGCAGTTCAACTATGTAAATATGCTTCGTTAACGGGATGGGAAGTTACAGTGGTTGTAAATCCAAGGGAAGAAAAGACCGAAAATGACTTTCCTGGCATAAAAACATTGCTGTCTGTTGAACCAGATGCTTTTAAACCTAAATTGGATGAACAAACAGCTGTTTTAGTAATGACGCATAGTTTTTCAAAAGACTTACAGTTCTTGATTGCTCTTAAGGAAGAAAAAGGAGCTTATATAGGGCTCTTGGGACCACAAAAACGGCGGGAAAAACTATTTGACGAGCTCTTGGAAAGATATCCCGATATCTCTGAGTACTATTTAGAACAGATTCACGGACCTGCAGGAATTGACATTGGTGCTGAAACGCCTCAAGAAATTGCTGTTTCAGTACTATCAGAGATTTTAGCTGTGGTCAACAAAAAAGAACCCGCGCTTTTAAAAGATAAAGTCGGTAAGATTCATGTTTAG
- a CDS encoding nucleotidyltransferase family protein, whose product MTEGISILILAAGASTRMQENIKQLLPWKNTTLLGNAIEQAQKITDSIVVILGSNAEKIKKVVPKTVKTLKNPNWEQGMGSSISCGAKHVLEMHQDTSGILLMLADQPLIDVEFLNTIISTFRGRKKRIVATDYGEKLGVPAIFDHTLLIELSELKKDFGARHLIIKHKSEAFGVVPDGKEVDIDTQKEYNQLLDLYNT is encoded by the coding sequence ATGACAGAAGGAATTTCAATTCTCATATTGGCTGCAGGAGCATCCACAAGAATGCAAGAAAACATTAAACAGCTGCTTCCGTGGAAAAATACCACCTTGTTGGGTAATGCCATTGAACAGGCTCAAAAAATTACCGACTCCATAGTGGTGATTTTAGGTTCAAATGCAGAAAAGATTAAAAAAGTGGTCCCAAAAACTGTCAAAACCTTGAAGAACCCAAATTGGGAGCAAGGCATGGGTAGTTCCATTTCATGCGGAGCCAAACATGTTTTAGAAATGCACCAAGATACTTCCGGTATTCTACTAATGCTTGCAGATCAGCCCTTGATAGATGTGGAATTCTTAAATACCATAATTTCAACATTTAGGGGACGTAAAAAAAGAATAGTTGCTACCGACTATGGCGAAAAACTAGGGGTTCCAGCAATCTTTGACCATACTTTGTTGATCGAGCTATCAGAATTAAAAAAAGATTTCGGTGCAAGACACTTAATTATCAAACATAAAAGTGAGGCATTTGGGGTTGTTCCAGATGGTAAGGAAGTAGATATCGATACACAAAAAGAATACAATCAACTACTTGATTTATATAATACCTAA
- a CDS encoding GntR family transcriptional regulator produces the protein MDNAHVLRNRVKTHLLEQIEKGELEVGKTINLAALSRKIGISVTPIREALSQLEQARIINAIPNRGFVVAKLTKTEAKNLYNTIAQLEIMALESSSFSEDDVEFLTLQQLKLKQASSHATRLDARFGFHDLLVAKCANTILLQILDDLKARILFYEQGFGQDVSFYEKVDNQNDAIIEAIKEDNIPTATLILKMNWMMVSEYIGAQMNI, from the coding sequence ATGGATAATGCCCACGTTTTACGAAATCGAGTAAAAACCCATTTGTTGGAGCAAATCGAAAAAGGTGAATTAGAGGTTGGGAAAACCATTAACCTTGCAGCGCTATCCAGAAAAATAGGAATTAGTGTTACCCCAATCCGTGAGGCTTTAAGTCAATTGGAACAAGCAAGAATAATAAATGCTATTCCAAATAGGGGCTTTGTTGTCGCCAAACTTACTAAAACGGAAGCCAAGAACCTGTACAATACCATTGCACAACTGGAGATAATGGCATTGGAAAGCTCTTCCTTTTCAGAAGATGATGTTGAATTCTTAACATTGCAACAACTCAAATTAAAGCAAGCCAGTTCCCATGCCACTAGATTGGACGCTAGGTTCGGGTTCCATGATTTGTTGGTTGCAAAGTGTGCCAATACCATTCTATTGCAAATTTTGGATGACCTTAAAGCTCGAATACTTTTTTATGAACAGGGATTTGGACAAGATGTATCTTTTTATGAAAAAGTGGATAATCAAAACGATGCTATAATCGAAGCTATAAAAGAAGATAATATTCCTACGGCCACACTTATTCTTAAAATGAATTGGATGATGGTTTCAGAATATATAGGGGCTCAAATGAATATATGA